One window from the genome of Streptomyces sp. NBC_01476 encodes:
- a CDS encoding TetR/AcrR family transcriptional regulator, which yields MQRPEPPANPSGPDGATGGAAGGRKDGRRPRRKDPDRKERILDAALDVLAEDGVAGTTHRRIAARADVPLGSVTYHFASLTGLQAQAFARYVEIRTTAFRDLFASVRTRDELVEVLTDLVQEGPARHRSAVLGFELHLAALRDPELRALTQQWTTDSRAVLARFTDPDNAARLDALLEGVILHALLSTVPEPRDRTRAMIDRTLGPVSGPFA from the coding sequence ATGCAGCGTCCCGAACCCCCTGCGAACCCCTCCGGGCCAGACGGCGCGACCGGCGGCGCGGCCGGAGGCCGGAAGGACGGCCGCCGCCCGCGCCGCAAGGACCCCGACCGCAAGGAACGGATCCTCGACGCCGCTCTCGACGTCCTGGCGGAGGACGGCGTGGCCGGCACCACCCATCGCCGTATCGCCGCCCGGGCCGATGTGCCGCTCGGCTCCGTCACGTACCACTTCGCGAGCCTGACCGGCCTTCAGGCGCAGGCGTTCGCGCGGTACGTCGAGATCCGGACCACGGCGTTCAGGGACCTGTTCGCGTCCGTGCGGACGCGCGACGAACTGGTCGAGGTGCTGACCGACCTGGTCCAGGAAGGTCCGGCACGGCACCGCAGCGCGGTCCTGGGCTTCGAACTCCATCTGGCGGCGCTGCGCGACCCCGAACTGCGCGCCCTCACCCAGCAGTGGACCACCGACAGCCGGGCGGTCCTCGCCCGCTTCACCGACCCGGACAACGCCGCCCGGCTGGACGCCCTGCTCGAAGGCGTGATCCTGCACGCCCTGCTCTCCACCGTGCCGGAACCCCGGGACAGGACGCGGGCGATGATCGACCGCACCCTCGGTCCGGTGTCCGGGCCGTTCGCATGA
- a CDS encoding NAD(P)-dependent alcohol dehydrogenase, with translation MPFTVPALAAAGPDAPLEFTTIERRDPGPHDVVIDIAYTGICHTDIALLHNRWMEGIFPMVPGHEITGTVAATGADVTRHRVGDRVGVGCYVDSCRTCENCLAGEEQHCRKGEVITYSARDYEGRITYGGYSRRIVVDENYVLRIPDGLALDTAAPLLCAGVTVYGPLRRWGAGPGRSVAVVGMGGLGHLAVKIAHAMGARVTALSRSLTNREDGLRLGADAYLSTSDPATFSDLAYDVDLIVNTVSARLDIDAFLGLLRLDGVMVNAGVTAEADSFHGPLLGAARRIITSTKNGGVRQCQEMLDFCAAHGIGADIETVAAGQVGGALERLERGDVRYRFVIDASTFDHPVPSA, from the coding sequence ATGCCGTTCACCGTTCCCGCCCTGGCCGCCGCGGGACCCGACGCACCGCTGGAGTTCACCACCATCGAGCGCCGGGACCCGGGCCCGCACGACGTGGTCATCGACATCGCGTACACCGGTATCTGCCACACCGACATCGCGCTGCTGCACAACCGGTGGATGGAAGGCATCTTCCCGATGGTGCCGGGTCACGAGATCACCGGGACCGTCGCCGCCACCGGTGCGGACGTCACCCGGCACCGCGTCGGCGACCGGGTCGGCGTCGGCTGCTACGTGGACTCCTGCCGCACCTGCGAGAACTGCCTCGCCGGGGAGGAACAGCACTGCCGCAAGGGTGAGGTGATCACCTACAGCGCCCGTGACTACGAGGGCCGGATCACCTACGGCGGCTACAGCCGGCGGATCGTCGTCGACGAGAACTACGTGCTGCGCATCCCCGACGGCCTCGCCCTGGACACCGCCGCCCCGCTGCTCTGCGCGGGCGTCACGGTGTACGGGCCGCTGCGGCGCTGGGGAGCCGGCCCCGGCAGGTCCGTCGCCGTCGTCGGGATGGGCGGGCTGGGGCATCTCGCGGTCAAGATCGCCCACGCGATGGGTGCCCGTGTCACCGCTCTCAGCCGCAGCCTGACCAACCGTGAGGACGGGCTGCGGCTCGGCGCCGACGCCTATCTCAGCACCTCGGACCCCGCCACCTTCAGCGACCTCGCCTACGACGTCGACCTGATCGTCAACACGGTCTCCGCGCGGTTGGACATCGACGCCTTTCTCGGACTCCTGCGGCTGGACGGCGTGATGGTCAACGCCGGTGTCACCGCCGAGGCCGACAGCTTCCACGGGCCGCTGCTCGGCGCCGCCCGCCGCATCATCACCTCCACCAAGAACGGCGGCGTCCGCCAGTGCCAGGAGATGCTCGACTTCTGTGCCGCGCACGGCATCGGTGCGGACATCGAGACGGTCGCGGCCGGCCAGGTCGGCGGAGCGCTGGAACGGCTGGAGCGCGGCGATGTCCGCTACCGCTTCGTCATCGACGCGTCGACCTTCGACCACCCCGTGCCGTCGGCCTGA
- a CDS encoding cupin domain-containing protein, which produces MVPPSPHWVSLTRSAPAFQNDLGSIQVVDGQALPILNRLSIKRVVLAPGAIREPQWNVNANQLAYVLSGEVLVSMLGTGNEFSSFVVTKGQMYHVESGSVYHIENLADTDTEIIIALRSERPQHFSLRDSLSAMTNSVLGNTYDLPSSAFEAFARPDASQILARQGTASVNPTQRLPNAHLFDIEAQNAPTAFSYGTARLARKQFWAALDDLSMYSLRVKESGMRDPHWHPVTAEMGYVAKGRARMRVLDPDVSLSEYELGPGDVYFVPRAYPHHIEVLGDEEFHFLIFFDQPTPGDVGYRATATAFSREVLASTFDVPERELPQFPVTTTDPLIVGRRNPTDPVRTA; this is translated from the coding sequence ATGGTCCCGCCATCGCCGCACTGGGTCTCCCTGACCCGCAGCGCCCCCGCCTTCCAGAACGATCTGGGCAGCATTCAGGTCGTCGACGGCCAGGCACTGCCGATCCTCAACCGGCTGTCCATCAAGCGTGTGGTGCTGGCGCCCGGGGCGATCAGGGAACCGCAGTGGAACGTCAACGCCAACCAGCTCGCTTATGTCCTCAGCGGCGAGGTCCTGGTTTCCATGCTCGGCACCGGCAACGAGTTCTCGTCGTTCGTCGTCACCAAGGGGCAGATGTACCACGTCGAGTCCGGCTCGGTTTACCACATCGAGAATCTCGCCGATACCGACACGGAGATCATCATCGCCCTGCGCAGTGAGCGCCCGCAGCACTTCTCCCTGCGCGACAGTCTGTCGGCCATGACCAATTCCGTGCTGGGGAACACCTACGACCTGCCCTCCTCGGCGTTCGAGGCATTCGCCCGTCCGGATGCCTCCCAGATCCTGGCCCGGCAGGGCACCGCGTCGGTCAATCCCACGCAGCGGCTTCCCAATGCCCATCTGTTCGACATCGAGGCGCAGAACGCGCCGACCGCGTTCAGCTACGGCACCGCCCGTCTGGCGCGCAAGCAGTTCTGGGCGGCCCTCGACGACCTCTCGATGTACTCGCTGCGCGTCAAGGAGAGCGGGATGCGCGATCCGCACTGGCACCCCGTGACCGCGGAGATGGGATATGTGGCCAAGGGCCGGGCCCGGATGCGCGTCCTCGATCCTGACGTCAGCCTCAGCGAGTACGAACTGGGCCCCGGCGACGTCTACTTCGTCCCGCGCGCCTATCCGCACCACATCGAGGTGCTCGGCGACGAGGAGTTCCACTTCCTCATCTTCTTCGACCAGCCGACGCCCGGTGACGTCGGATACCGGGCCACCGCGACCGCGTTCTCCCGCGAGGTCCTGGCGTCCACCTTCGACGTGCCCGAGCGGGAGCTGCCGCAGTTCCCGGTCACCACGACCGACCCGCTCATCGTCGGCCGCAGGAACCCGACGGATCCGGTCAGGACGGCCTGA
- a CDS encoding epoxide hydrolase family protein encodes MTDSPPLISVTDTELDELRARLRHTRWPTPWPTEGWAAGTEQGELRRLVAHWADGYDWRAQEAAINALPSRFADIDGTAVHYLRFDAEHPGALPVVLTNGWPSSVLELVGLARRLATPSRYGGAPEDAFTVIVPSLPGFAFSPQRPVLDGLPTHEIWHRLLRGHLGFERYAAHGGDLGSGITSRLAAAHPEDLVGIHLLSVANPSGYDPATVTAQEQAYLDSLATWFSDEGAYLHQQQTRPLTLGYGLADSPTGLLAWIVEKYRAWSDCGGDLSARFSDDFLLTQASLYWFTRTISTSFRPYYEYDRGRAHRLERVDVPTAVAVFPADLVQPPRSWAERTYNVTRYTRMPRGGHFAPHEEPGLLATDLTDFFRPLRGRT; translated from the coding sequence ATGACCGACAGCCCGCCCCTGATCTCCGTCACCGACACCGAACTCGACGAGCTGCGCGCACGGCTGCGGCACACCCGCTGGCCGACGCCGTGGCCCACCGAGGGGTGGGCCGCCGGCACCGAGCAGGGCGAACTGCGGCGGCTCGTCGCCCACTGGGCCGACGGTTACGACTGGCGTGCGCAGGAGGCGGCGATCAACGCCCTGCCCTCCCGCTTCGCGGACATCGACGGGACAGCCGTCCACTACCTGCGCTTCGACGCCGAACACCCTGGCGCCCTGCCGGTCGTCCTGACCAACGGCTGGCCCAGTTCGGTCCTCGAACTGGTCGGCCTGGCCCGCCGGCTGGCCACCCCCTCGCGGTACGGAGGCGCCCCCGAGGACGCGTTCACGGTCATCGTCCCGTCCCTGCCGGGCTTCGCCTTCTCGCCGCAGCGGCCCGTGCTGGACGGCCTGCCCACCCACGAGATCTGGCACCGGCTGCTGCGGGGCCATCTCGGCTTCGAGCGTTACGCGGCCCACGGCGGGGACCTCGGCTCCGGTATCACCTCACGGCTGGCGGCGGCGCACCCCGAAGACCTCGTGGGCATCCATCTGCTGTCGGTCGCCAACCCGAGCGGGTACGACCCGGCCACTGTCACCGCGCAGGAGCAGGCGTACCTCGACTCCCTGGCCACCTGGTTCTCCGACGAGGGCGCGTACCTGCACCAGCAGCAGACGCGGCCCCTGACCCTCGGCTACGGCCTGGCCGACTCACCGACCGGGCTCCTCGCCTGGATCGTCGAGAAGTACCGCGCGTGGAGCGACTGCGGCGGCGACCTGTCGGCCCGGTTCAGTGACGACTTCCTCCTGACCCAGGCGTCTCTCTACTGGTTCACCCGGACCATCTCGACGTCGTTCCGGCCCTATTACGAGTACGACAGGGGCCGCGCCCACCGCCTGGAGCGGGTGGACGTCCCCACCGCCGTCGCCGTCTTCCCCGCCGACCTCGTCCAGCCCCCGCGCAGCTGGGCGGAGCGCACCTACAACGTCACCCGCTACACCCGCATGCCCCGCGGCGGCCACTTCGCCCCCCACGAAGAGCCCGGCCTCCTCGCCACCGACCTCACGGACTTCTTCCGCCCCCTGCGCGGTCGGACGTGA